One genomic window of Novosphingobium aureum includes the following:
- a CDS encoding cation-translocating P-type ATPase, with the protein MQQIGETRSWHGIEAARAEELLATGPEGLSEAEAASRLAKLGPNQLPGEKPPHPIWRFVAQFNNALIYFLLASAAAAFALGHGIDAAVILAVVLVNAVVGVVQEGRAEKALAGIETLLGEHALVVRDGQRQTIDARDLVPGDLILLEAGDRVAADIRIARARSLAIEEAALTGEAVAADKHAQAVAADAGIGDRSSMAFSGTLVVRGQASGYVVATGARTEIGQIGALVRAVPRMVTPLLRQIDSFGTKLTLLILAGSIALFVLATRFRGYDWVDALIAVVALAVGAIPEGLPAVITITLAIGVQRMARRRAVIRKLPAVETLGATSVICTDKTGTLTRNEMLVTRLVIPEGEATVGGSGYAPQGEIATGALPREAFADLVTCGALCNDAQLREDAGSWSLVGDPMEGALLALAAKYGIVHHKLHKHWQRVDEIPFDAAYRLMATLYRGPDGEWTVFIKGAPEAVLATCCEGTDAAHWHAATQRAAHEGERVLGFAMHHLHERPTRFDFAHLEGARMLGIMGFIDPKREEARVAIAQCRSAGIAVKMITGDHVETALAIARQLDLADEPRALTGAQIETMSDEELAQAVLETSVFARASPEHKLRIVRAEQSHGAIVAMTGDGVNDAPSLRQADVGTAMALSGTQAAREASEMVLLDDNFASIVAAVREGRTVYDNIRKVIAWTLPTNGGEIIAVVLAIALDFALPMTATQILWINLVTSVTLGLVLAFEPPEPGIMERPPRGKDAPLLSGFIAWRVGVVSLVFAAALLGVYFAALALGHPLAEARTMVVNMLVIAEIFYLFNVRYMHGRSLTWRGLLGTRAVVIAIALVSAAQLAFTYVPVMQAIFETRALSLLDGSILILTGIAIFVFLELEKMLVRRLGWFAELA; encoded by the coding sequence ATGCAGCAAATCGGCGAGACCCGCAGCTGGCACGGCATCGAAGCCGCCCGGGCAGAGGAACTGCTTGCCACCGGACCCGAGGGCCTCAGCGAGGCAGAGGCGGCGTCAAGGCTCGCGAAGCTGGGACCCAACCAGTTGCCCGGCGAGAAGCCGCCGCACCCGATCTGGCGCTTCGTTGCGCAGTTCAACAATGCGCTGATCTATTTCCTGCTCGCCTCGGCAGCAGCTGCCTTTGCGCTCGGCCACGGGATCGACGCAGCCGTGATCCTCGCCGTGGTCCTCGTCAATGCGGTGGTCGGCGTGGTGCAGGAAGGGCGCGCCGAGAAGGCGCTTGCCGGGATCGAGACGCTGCTGGGCGAGCATGCGCTGGTGGTGCGCGATGGCCAGCGCCAGACCATCGACGCGCGAGACCTCGTTCCCGGCGATCTCATACTTCTCGAGGCTGGTGACAGGGTCGCTGCGGACATACGCATCGCGCGGGCACGCTCGCTGGCGATCGAAGAAGCCGCGCTCACCGGCGAGGCCGTCGCCGCCGACAAGCACGCGCAAGCGGTCGCGGCCGATGCCGGGATCGGCGATCGCAGCTCTATGGCCTTTTCGGGCACGCTGGTCGTGCGCGGGCAGGCCAGCGGCTACGTCGTCGCCACGGGCGCGCGGACTGAGATCGGGCAGATCGGGGCGCTCGTGCGCGCGGTGCCGCGCATGGTCACGCCCCTGCTGCGCCAGATCGACAGCTTCGGCACGAAGCTCACCTTGCTGATCCTTGCTGGCAGCATCGCGCTCTTCGTGCTCGCGACGCGCTTTCGCGGCTACGACTGGGTCGATGCACTGATCGCGGTGGTAGCCCTTGCGGTCGGCGCGATCCCCGAGGGGCTGCCTGCGGTGATCACCATCACGCTGGCAATCGGCGTACAGCGCATGGCCCGCCGCCGTGCGGTTATCCGCAAGCTTCCGGCGGTCGAGACACTGGGGGCGACCTCGGTGATCTGCACCGACAAGACCGGCACCCTCACCCGCAACGAGATGCTGGTCACGCGCCTCGTCATCCCCGAAGGCGAAGCCACGGTCGGCGGTTCCGGCTATGCCCCGCAAGGCGAGATCGCGACCGGCGCACTGCCGCGCGAGGCCTTTGCCGATCTCGTGACCTGCGGCGCCTTGTGCAACGATGCGCAGCTGCGTGAGGACGCGGGGAGCTGGAGCCTTGTCGGCGACCCGATGGAAGGCGCCCTGCTCGCGCTCGCAGCCAAGTACGGCATCGTGCATCACAAGCTGCACAAGCACTGGCAGCGGGTCGACGAAATCCCCTTCGATGCCGCCTATCGCCTGATGGCGACGCTCTACCGCGGCCCCGACGGCGAATGGACGGTGTTCATCAAGGGCGCGCCCGAGGCGGTGCTGGCGACCTGCTGCGAGGGCACCGATGCGGCACACTGGCACGCAGCCACGCAGCGTGCCGCCCACGAGGGCGAGCGCGTGCTCGGCTTTGCCATGCATCACCTGCACGAGCGCCCGACCCGCTTCGACTTCGCGCATCTTGAGGGCGCGCGCATGCTCGGCATCATGGGCTTCATCGACCCAAAGCGCGAGGAAGCGCGCGTGGCCATCGCGCAGTGCCGATCGGCAGGCATCGCAGTCAAGATGATCACCGGCGACCATGTCGAGACTGCGCTTGCCATCGCCCGCCAGCTCGATCTCGCCGACGAACCGCGCGCGCTCACCGGAGCGCAAATCGAGACGATGAGCGACGAGGAACTGGCGCAGGCCGTGCTCGAGACCTCGGTCTTCGCGCGCGCCAGCCCCGAGCACAAGCTGCGCATCGTGCGCGCCGAGCAATCGCACGGAGCCATCGTCGCCATGACCGGCGACGGGGTCAACGACGCGCCGTCGCTGCGGCAGGCCGACGTCGGCACAGCCATGGCGCTGAGCGGTACGCAGGCCGCGCGCGAGGCCTCCGAGATGGTGCTGCTCGACGACAACTTCGCCTCGATCGTCGCCGCGGTGCGCGAGGGCCGCACGGTCTACGACAACATCCGCAAGGTCATCGCCTGGACCTTGCCCACCAACGGCGGCGAGATCATCGCGGTGGTGCTCGCCATCGCGCTCGATTTCGCGCTGCCGATGACCGCGACGCAGATCCTGTGGATCAATCTGGTCACCTCGGTCACGCTGGGACTGGTGCTGGCCTTCGAGCCGCCCGAACCCGGGATCATGGAGCGCCCGCCACGCGGCAAGGACGCACCGCTGCTCTCGGGCTTCATCGCCTGGCGTGTGGGCGTGGTCTCGCTGGTCTTCGCCGCAGCGCTGCTCGGCGTCTACTTCGCGGCGCTGGCGCTCGGCCATCCGCTCGCGGAAGCGCGCACCATGGTGGTCAACATGCTGGTGATCGCGGAGATATTCTACCTGTTCAACGTGCGCTACATGCACGGGCGCTCGCTGACATGGCGCGGACTTCTGGGAACGCGCGCGGTTGTGATCGCCATCGCGCTGGTCAGCGCCGCGCAGCTTGCCTTCACCTACGTCCCGGTGATGCAGGCGATCTTCGAGACCCGCGCCCTGTCCCTGCTCGACGGTTCTATCCTGATCCTCACCGGGATCGCGATCTTCGTCTTCCTCGAACTGGAAAAGATGCTGGTGCGGCGGCTGGGCTGGTTCGCTGAGCTGGCCTGA
- a CDS encoding TonB-dependent receptor translates to MLKHGASASLGALAIALTTPAIAQQAPAQPAKRQGGVPEIVVTATKRTESLQDVAVSVNALGSDELDNLGVDTFDDYLEQLPNVTAGGGGPGQSTIYIRGLASTTPNLTTAGVAGLAPNVAMYLDEQPLSQPGRNLDVYAADMQRIEVLAGPQGTLFGASSQAGVVRLITNKPDLAGFDAAAKGGVSFTKKGEPSYNAELMLNVPVTNTLAVRGVVYMDDQGGYIDNVPGTLSVAESARFREEGTVRYNGVPVNANRAGFQAGQDLSNVNFINADNTALVQKDFNDTTHTGFRVSALWEVTPDWKVTVSHARQGLESDGVFFADPELGLDDLSVQRYQQDRLEDDFSNTAWTVEGRLGMLDVVYTGAYTERETEQKVDYSDYLFVAQYLPYYICDSSVSYPGADGPAGTCQAPDLYVTSDSKTKQFTQELRFSTPVENRWRVTAGGFYSKLTLKERNDFVYPGSQNIDLFGLDGFPDNYAFPNAWTTDTGAFPPGTIFRNDVKRTDEQFGLFGEASFDVIPDLVTITGGMRYYDVGVDLEGSANSSFCNSAGTDQNAFGTNISDLYDGDGQYTFIGSCGATNGLTFSEGQSIDDIMAAGLTEAQATQVFNALAAPDKAKTSGVIFKGTVTVTPTEDILLYATYSEGFRPGLLNRPGGAVSPTGYTVPFELDTDEVANYEIGWKTELFDRQLRFNGSAFYVDITNLQTTIFDPSIVNLFFSDNAADARIFGMEGDFTFAPYAVPGLTVAGAFSLLDTKITKVLTPTDDVKKGSSLAYAPKFQGNLRVRYEWDLGDTGLVAHVMPQMVHSSSKYTDIIDINRLKLEGYTTFSLSAGVEKDQWNFEVYGENLTDKRAQVSGAFYYDAPRVYTNRPLTVGVRVGWHY, encoded by the coding sequence ATGTTGAAGCATGGGGCAAGCGCGTCTCTCGGCGCGCTTGCAATCGCTCTCACCACGCCAGCGATCGCACAGCAGGCACCTGCCCAACCCGCCAAACGGCAGGGTGGCGTGCCCGAGATCGTCGTCACCGCCACCAAGCGTACCGAAAGCCTTCAGGACGTGGCCGTCTCGGTCAACGCGCTGGGCTCGGACGAGCTCGACAACCTCGGCGTCGACACCTTCGACGACTATCTCGAGCAGCTGCCCAACGTCACCGCCGGCGGCGGCGGCCCGGGCCAGAGCACGATCTACATCCGCGGCCTCGCCTCGACGACGCCCAACCTCACCACCGCGGGCGTTGCAGGTCTTGCGCCCAACGTCGCGATGTACCTCGACGAGCAGCCGCTCTCGCAGCCGGGCCGCAACCTCGACGTCTACGCCGCCGACATGCAGCGCATCGAGGTCCTCGCCGGTCCGCAGGGCACGCTGTTCGGCGCCAGCTCGCAGGCGGGCGTGGTGCGCCTGATCACCAACAAGCCCGACCTCGCCGGTTTCGACGCTGCGGCCAAGGGCGGCGTCTCGTTCACCAAGAAGGGCGAGCCCAGCTACAATGCCGAGCTGATGCTCAACGTGCCGGTGACCAATACGCTGGCGGTGCGCGGCGTCGTCTACATGGACGATCAGGGCGGCTACATCGACAACGTTCCGGGTACCCTCTCGGTCGCCGAGAGCGCCCGTTTCCGCGAGGAAGGCACCGTCCGCTACAACGGCGTGCCGGTCAATGCGAACCGCGCCGGCTTCCAGGCCGGACAGGACCTCTCGAACGTCAACTTCATCAACGCGGACAACACCGCGCTGGTGCAGAAGGACTTCAACGACACCACCCACACCGGCTTCCGTGTCAGCGCGTTGTGGGAAGTGACGCCCGACTGGAAGGTCACCGTCAGCCACGCCCGCCAGGGTCTTGAGTCGGACGGCGTGTTCTTCGCCGACCCCGAGCTCGGCCTCGACGACCTCTCGGTCCAGCGCTACCAGCAGGACCGTCTCGAGGACGACTTCTCGAACACCGCCTGGACCGTCGAAGGACGCCTTGGCATGCTCGACGTGGTCTACACCGGCGCCTACACCGAGCGCGAGACCGAGCAGAAGGTCGACTATTCCGACTACCTGTTCGTCGCTCAGTATCTGCCATACTACATCTGCGACAGTTCGGTTTCCTACCCCGGCGCGGACGGCCCGGCCGGCACCTGTCAGGCGCCCGACCTCTACGTCACCTCGGACAGCAAGACCAAGCAGTTCACGCAGGAACTGCGCTTCTCGACCCCGGTCGAGAACCGCTGGCGCGTCACTGCGGGCGGCTTCTACTCGAAGCTGACCCTCAAGGAGCGCAACGACTTCGTCTATCCCGGCAGCCAGAACATCGACCTGTTCGGCCTCGACGGCTTCCCCGACAACTACGCCTTCCCGAACGCGTGGACGACCGACACCGGCGCCTTCCCGCCGGGCACGATCTTCCGCAACGACGTGAAGCGCACTGACGAGCAGTTCGGCCTCTTCGGTGAAGCCTCGTTCGACGTGATCCCCGACCTCGTCACGATCACCGGCGGCATGCGCTACTACGACGTGGGCGTCGATCTCGAGGGCAGCGCGAACAGCTCGTTCTGCAACTCGGCCGGGACCGACCAGAACGCCTTCGGAACCAACATCTCCGATCTCTATGACGGCGATGGACAGTACACCTTCATCGGCAGCTGCGGCGCGACCAACGGCCTGACCTTCAGCGAAGGCCAGTCGATCGACGACATCATGGCCGCAGGCCTGACCGAGGCCCAGGCCACGCAGGTGTTCAACGCCCTGGCAGCGCCGGACAAGGCCAAGACCAGCGGTGTCATCTTCAAGGGCACGGTCACCGTGACCCCGACCGAGGACATCCTGCTCTACGCCACCTACTCGGAAGGCTTCCGCCCGGGCCTGCTCAACCGCCCCGGCGGCGCGGTCAGCCCGACCGGCTACACCGTGCCCTTCGAGCTGGATACCGACGAGGTCGCCAACTACGAGATCGGCTGGAAGACCGAACTGTTCGACCGCCAGCTGCGCTTCAACGGCAGCGCCTTCTACGTCGACATCACCAATCTGCAGACCACGATCTTCGATCCGAGCATCGTCAACCTGTTCTTCTCGGACAATGCCGCCGATGCGCGCATCTTCGGCATGGAAGGCGACTTCACCTTCGCTCCCTACGCCGTTCCGGGCCTGACGGTTGCCGGCGCGTTCTCGCTGCTCGACACCAAGATCACCAAGGTCCTGACCCCGACCGACGACGTCAAGAAGGGCAGCTCGCTGGCCTACGCGCCCAAGTTCCAGGGCAACCTGCGCGTTCGCTACGAGTGGGATCTGGGCGATACCGGCCTGGTCGCGCACGTGATGCCGCAGATGGTGCACTCGAGCTCGAAGTACACCGACATCATCGACATCAACCGCCTCAAGCTCGAGGGTTACACGACCTTCTCGCTCTCTGCGGGCGTCGAGAAGGACCAGTGGAACTTCGAGGTCTACGGCGAGAACCTGACCGACAAGCGCGCGCAGGTCTCGGGTGCGTTCTACTACGATGCGCCGCGCGTCTACACCAACCGTCCGCTGACGGTGGGCGTGCGCGTGGGCTGGCACTACTGA
- a CDS encoding BCCT family transporter yields MASQSDNVSSPIEDFSPTVFFGAIIAIGLLIAFALYDTELATARFAAVQSWATHNFGWLFVGTANVLLVASGFIAITRIGDMRLGGADAKPAYSPMSWFAMLFSAGMGIGLLFYGVAEPVMHFSNPPISSFSDPGATLPQGLARNAQHAMGLTYLHWGLHAWGIYAVIGLALAYIAYNRGKPLNLGTFLNTAFPWLPKIVVDLIDIMAITATVCGVAASLGFGASQINAGLELLLGVPETGVVKAIIITVVTGLATLSVAMGLDAGIKRLSEGNMALALGLAIFVFVAGPTVFLLDSFIQNLGYYIQRFVYLSTWTESYTAEDWQSNWTIFYYAWWISWSPFVGIFIARISYGRTIREFVGGVLLVPSLFTFAWMTIFGDSALYIELFGHGGLSEAINSSMPDALFAFLGHYPLSQIASGLAILIVATFFVTSADSGALVTAMIASGGHQEARFVPRVTWAIAIGVLAGALLYAGGLQALQTAAIVTGLPFALVLLAMCYGLLKMLLEKQPPVTQLPGLETGSDEPVTAPAPSAG; encoded by the coding sequence GTGGCAAGTCAATCCGACAACGTATCAAGTCCGATCGAGGACTTCAGCCCAACCGTCTTCTTCGGGGCGATCATCGCGATCGGTCTGCTGATTGCCTTCGCGCTTTACGACACCGAGCTCGCGACGGCACGCTTTGCCGCGGTGCAGTCGTGGGCGACGCACAATTTCGGCTGGCTCTTCGTGGGCACGGCCAATGTCCTGCTGGTCGCCAGTGGCTTCATCGCGATCACGCGGATCGGTGACATGCGGTTGGGTGGAGCGGATGCAAAGCCTGCCTACAGCCCGATGAGCTGGTTCGCGATGCTGTTCAGCGCGGGCATGGGCATCGGCCTGCTGTTCTACGGCGTGGCCGAGCCGGTCATGCACTTCTCCAACCCGCCGATTTCCTCGTTCTCCGATCCCGGAGCAACGCTGCCGCAGGGGCTGGCCCGCAACGCACAGCATGCGATGGGTCTGACCTATCTGCACTGGGGCCTGCATGCCTGGGGCATCTACGCGGTGATCGGCCTGGCGCTGGCCTATATCGCCTACAACCGCGGCAAGCCGCTCAACCTTGGCACGTTCCTCAACACCGCGTTCCCGTGGCTGCCCAAGATCGTCGTCGACCTGATCGACATCATGGCGATCACTGCGACCGTGTGCGGTGTCGCTGCCTCGCTCGGCTTCGGTGCCTCACAGATCAATGCCGGACTCGAACTGCTGCTCGGCGTGCCCGAGACCGGGGTGGTCAAGGCGATCATCATCACCGTGGTGACCGGTCTTGCTACACTCTCGGTTGCGATGGGGCTCGATGCTGGCATCAAGCGCCTTTCGGAGGGCAACATGGCGCTGGCTCTGGGCCTTGCCATCTTCGTCTTCGTCGCCGGTCCGACGGTGTTTCTGCTCGACAGCTTCATCCAGAACCTGGGCTACTACATCCAGCGCTTTGTCTACCTCTCGACCTGGACCGAGAGCTACACCGCCGAGGACTGGCAGAGTAACTGGACGATCTTCTATTATGCGTGGTGGATCAGCTGGTCGCCCTTCGTCGGGATCTTCATCGCGCGTATTTCCTACGGGCGCACGATCCGCGAATTCGTCGGCGGCGTGCTGCTGGTACCCAGCCTGTTCACCTTCGCGTGGATGACGATCTTCGGTGACAGTGCGCTGTACATCGAGCTGTTCGGCCATGGCGGGCTGTCCGAGGCGATCAACTCCTCAATGCCCGACGCGCTCTTCGCATTCCTTGGCCATTACCCGCTGAGCCAGATCGCTTCAGGCCTCGCGATCCTGATCGTCGCGACGTTCTTCGTCACTTCGGCGGATTCGGGCGCGCTGGTCACCGCGATGATCGCCTCGGGCGGTCATCAGGAAGCGCGCTTCGTACCGCGCGTGACCTGGGCCATCGCGATCGGCGTGCTGGCCGGTGCGCTGCTCTATGCCGGTGGCCTGCAGGCGCTGCAGACTGCGGCAATCGTGACCGGCCTGCCCTTTGCGCTTGTGCTGCTGGCGATGTGCTACGGGTTGCTCAAGATGCTGCTCGAGAAGCAGCCGCCGGTGACCCAGCTTCCGGGGCTGGAAACCGGCTCGGACGAGCCCGTGACCGCACCCGCGCCCTCGGCGGGCTGA